One Streptomyces sp. NBC_00223 genomic window carries:
- a CDS encoding pirin family protein: MPAVTVENPLTLPRVTAPAEARPRPALAVTTAPSGLEGEGFPVRRALAGIDYRHLDPFIMMDQMGEVEYAPGEPKGTPWHPHRGFETVTYIMDGTFIHQDSHGGGGTITNGDTQWMTAGSGLLHIETPPESLVMSGGLFHGLQLWVNLPKADKMMAPKYQDIRADGLKLLTSGDGGALIRLIAGDLGGHPGPGSTHTPITMIHVSVSPGAEVTLPWRADFNALAYGLAGRGFAGPESRPFRMGQAVVFGKGDALTLRAAETQESRSPNFEVVLLGGLPIREPMMQYGPFVMNTHAELAQAFDDFQAGRLGTIPADSPYGK; this comes from the coding sequence ATGCCCGCCGTGACCGTAGAGAACCCACTGACCCTGCCGCGGGTCACCGCGCCCGCCGAGGCGCGGCCGCGCCCGGCGCTGGCCGTCACCACCGCGCCCAGCGGCCTGGAGGGCGAGGGCTTCCCGGTCCGCCGCGCCCTCGCGGGCATCGACTACCGGCACCTCGACCCGTTCATCATGATGGACCAGATGGGTGAGGTGGAGTACGCGCCGGGAGAGCCCAAGGGCACCCCCTGGCACCCGCACCGCGGCTTCGAGACCGTCACGTACATCATGGACGGCACCTTCATCCACCAGGACTCGCACGGCGGTGGCGGCACCATCACCAACGGCGACACCCAGTGGATGACCGCCGGGTCCGGGCTGCTGCACATCGAGACGCCGCCGGAGTCGCTGGTGATGAGCGGCGGCCTCTTCCACGGCCTCCAGCTGTGGGTGAACCTCCCCAAGGCCGACAAGATGATGGCGCCCAAGTACCAGGACATCCGGGCCGACGGCCTCAAGCTGCTCACCTCGGGCGACGGCGGCGCGCTGATCCGGCTGATCGCGGGCGACCTCGGGGGCCACCCGGGTCCGGGCTCGACCCACACCCCGATCACGATGATCCATGTCTCGGTCAGCCCCGGCGCCGAGGTCACGCTGCCCTGGCGGGCCGACTTCAACGCGCTGGCCTACGGGCTCGCCGGGCGCGGCTTCGCAGGTCCCGAGTCCCGTCCGTTCCGGATGGGCCAGGCGGTCGTCTTCGGCAAGGGCGACGCGCTCACCCTGCGGGCCGCGGAGACCCAGGAGTCCCGCTCGCCCAACTTCGAGGTCGTGCTGCTCGGCGGCCTGCCCATCCGCGAGCCGATGATGCAGTACGGCCCGTTCGTCATGAACACCCACGCCGAACTGGCCCAGGCCTTCGACGACTTCCAGGCCGGCCGGCTGGGCACGATCCCCGCGGACTCCCCGTACGGGAAGTGA
- a CDS encoding SseB family protein: protein MYGYEQSVNAGPGGPVPGSAPMSGGYPEPSPAYPEPSPPSLADAVRAFTTGSMSAEDFQAIFATSKVYCPRGENPGFLALHDTQQPVIPMFTSLKELRRYAGKESKYFVITGAEVLDLLPTGYGFVLDIDGQHRMVFDAKAVEQMVDFTMRRMYG from the coding sequence GTGTACGGCTACGAGCAGAGTGTGAACGCCGGTCCCGGCGGCCCGGTCCCGGGGTCCGCACCCATGTCCGGCGGCTATCCGGAGCCGTCGCCCGCCTATCCCGAGCCGTCCCCGCCGTCGCTGGCCGACGCGGTGCGCGCCTTCACCACCGGCTCGATGTCGGCCGAGGACTTCCAGGCGATCTTCGCCACCTCCAAGGTGTACTGCCCGCGCGGTGAGAACCCGGGCTTCCTGGCGCTGCACGACACCCAGCAGCCGGTCATCCCGATGTTCACCTCCCTCAAGGAGCTGCGCCGGTACGCGGGCAAGGAGTCCAAGTACTTCGTGATCACCGGGGCCGAGGTGCTTGACCTGCTGCCGACCGGGTACGGCTTCGTGCTCGACATCGACGGGCAGCACCGGATGGTCTTCGACGCCAAGGCGGTCGAGCAGATGGTCGACTTCACCATGCGCCGGATGTACGGCTGA